Proteins from a single region of bacterium:
- a CDS encoding Hsp20/alpha crystallin family protein — translation MHLRKKDEWFWQVNTEFNRLADEMLRSTFGPALATRRFWEPRVDVCESDGMLIIKAELAGIDTKSLQVELSADQRSLIIRGTRSEQAIEPEPRTRCHHLEIYYGDFERTINLPEVGLDKDNIKATYQNGFLLITIPKVTTNCLESNMRTNPTEE, via the coding sequence ATGCACCTGCGAAAAAAAGACGAATGGTTTTGGCAAGTCAATACGGAATTTAATCGACTTGCAGATGAAATGCTTCGAAGCACATTCGGTCCTGCTTTAGCTACACGTCGTTTCTGGGAACCTCGTGTAGATGTTTGCGAATCGGATGGCATGCTTATTATTAAGGCTGAGTTGGCAGGGATCGATACGAAATCACTCCAGGTCGAACTCTCGGCTGACCAGCGCTCCTTGATTATTCGCGGAACCCGTTCCGAACAAGCAATAGAGCCTGAGCCGCGAACCCGATGTCACCATTTGGAAATTTATTATGGCGACTTTGAACGGACGATCAATCTGCCGGAAGTTGGGCTTGATAAAGACAATATTAAGGCAACCTATCAAAATGGTTTTCTACTCATAACGATTCCAAAGGTCACAACGAATTGCCTCGAGTCGAATATGAGAACTAATCCAACGGAAGAATAG
- the lon gene encoding endopeptidase La, which translates to MDLTMGTLEGDEESTSRIEIPDELNMLPLRDSVIFPMLVAPLSVGRDASIQLVDESVVGGNRIIGVVAQKDANAEQPTFADVYGYGTAVIVRMLGKVPEGARLIVQGISRIKIIQGLQEEPYLRARVEVIPEPDIPEADMLEVEALKRQIINLFERAIFLSPDMPEELRSITMTITEPGSMADLITAHMRLTVEQKQLILETIPIKERLRKVLEMLSREVQVLELGSKLQTEVAGEMTKTQREYYLREQLKAIQRELGEGEDRGEDIDDLRKRIIEAKMPEEAQREAERELDRLARMSPGSPENTVARTYIEWMIALPWSVATEDNLDIAHVKQVLDNDHYGLPKVKERILEFLSVRKFKKDGNVRQPILCFVGPPGVGKTSLSKSVARAMGRNFIRLSLGGMRDEAEIRGHRRTYVGALPGQIIQSIRRAGSNNPVMGLDEVDKIGTDWRGDPSSALLEVLDPEQNFSFRDHYLDVPFDLSKVFFITTANVLETVPPPLRDRMEIIEISGYTDFEKLHIAKQHIIPKQMTEHGLTEEQVIWNDDAVLFMSRRYTRESGVRNLERTVAAVCRKITRKYAEGLVEEVTVTPAVVEEFLGLPRYPEDAAVERELAPGVAVGLAWTPSGGDVLFIESTLMSGSKNLILTGQLGDVMKESAQASLSFIRSHADKLGIDPGFYDKHDIHIHVPEGAIPKDGPSAGITMTTALASLLTNRRIKPRLAMTGEVTLTGQVLPVGGIREKVMAAKRAGVNSLILPKRNEKDVAEEVPEEAKKGITFHFVDRVEEVLKIALDSKP; encoded by the coding sequence ATGGATTTAACAATGGGAACTTTAGAAGGTGATGAAGAAAGCACGTCAAGGATTGAGATTCCTGATGAGTTAAATATGCTTCCGCTTAGGGATTCGGTTATTTTCCCTATGTTAGTGGCGCCTCTTTCTGTGGGTAGAGATGCATCAATCCAACTGGTTGATGAGTCCGTTGTTGGCGGGAACCGAATTATCGGAGTGGTTGCCCAAAAAGACGCTAATGCAGAACAACCCACCTTTGCTGATGTCTATGGATATGGGACGGCAGTAATTGTTCGGATGTTAGGCAAAGTGCCGGAGGGCGCGCGTCTGATAGTGCAGGGGATTTCACGCATAAAAATAATTCAAGGTCTACAAGAGGAGCCTTATTTACGAGCGAGAGTTGAAGTAATTCCTGAGCCTGATATTCCTGAAGCAGATATGCTCGAGGTGGAGGCGCTTAAACGGCAAATCATCAATTTATTCGAACGGGCTATTTTCCTTTCACCGGATATGCCTGAAGAACTTCGTTCGATCACAATGACTATCACTGAGCCTGGCTCGATGGCTGATCTTATCACTGCTCATATGCGTTTGACAGTTGAGCAAAAGCAACTAATTCTCGAAACGATCCCAATAAAAGAACGCTTGCGCAAAGTTTTGGAAATGTTAAGCAGAGAAGTGCAAGTGTTGGAACTCGGCAGCAAGCTTCAAACTGAAGTTGCGGGCGAGATGACGAAAACTCAGCGCGAGTACTACCTCCGTGAACAGCTCAAAGCCATTCAGCGCGAACTTGGCGAGGGTGAGGATCGTGGAGAGGATATTGATGATTTACGCAAGCGAATAATCGAAGCGAAGATGCCCGAGGAGGCACAGCGTGAAGCTGAACGAGAGCTTGACCGATTGGCGCGGATGTCGCCAGGTTCACCTGAGAATACGGTTGCGCGTACTTATATCGAATGGATGATCGCTCTACCCTGGAGCGTGGCAACCGAAGATAATTTGGATATAGCCCACGTTAAACAGGTGTTGGATAATGACCATTACGGGTTGCCAAAGGTCAAAGAGCGTATTCTCGAATTCCTGTCGGTACGCAAGTTCAAAAAGGATGGGAATGTGCGTCAGCCTATCTTGTGCTTTGTTGGCCCTCCTGGTGTCGGCAAGACTTCGCTTTCGAAGAGTGTTGCCCGAGCGATGGGTAGGAATTTCATACGGTTATCGCTGGGTGGCATGCGTGATGAAGCAGAGATTCGAGGACATCGGCGCACCTATGTCGGGGCTTTGCCTGGTCAGATTATCCAAAGCATTCGACGAGCCGGATCAAATAATCCGGTAATGGGATTGGATGAGGTCGATAAGATTGGAACTGACTGGAGGGGTGATCCCTCGAGCGCGCTTCTTGAAGTTCTCGACCCCGAGCAGAATTTTTCGTTCAGAGACCACTATTTGGATGTCCCCTTCGACTTGAGCAAGGTGTTCTTTATTACCACAGCTAACGTGCTTGAAACAGTGCCGCCGCCGCTGCGAGACCGTATGGAAATCATCGAAATCAGCGGTTATACCGATTTCGAGAAACTCCATATTGCCAAGCAGCATATAATACCCAAGCAGATGACTGAACACGGTCTTACGGAAGAGCAGGTGATCTGGAACGATGATGCCGTTCTGTTCATGTCACGTCGATATACTCGCGAATCGGGTGTGCGAAACCTAGAGCGGACTGTAGCGGCTGTCTGCCGGAAGATAACGAGAAAATATGCGGAAGGGTTAGTCGAAGAGGTTACTGTCACTCCGGCAGTTGTTGAGGAGTTCTTAGGTTTACCACGATATCCCGAAGATGCGGCGGTTGAGCGCGAATTGGCGCCGGGTGTTGCTGTCGGATTAGCCTGGACCCCCTCTGGCGGTGATGTTTTATTTATCGAATCCACCCTGATGTCCGGCAGTAAGAACTTGATTTTAACTGGTCAGCTAGGCGATGTGATGAAAGAATCGGCTCAGGCATCCCTTTCGTTCATTCGTTCTCATGCTGATAAATTAGGCATCGATCCGGGGTTCTATGATAAGCATGACATTCATATTCATGTTCCGGAAGGCGCTATTCCAAAAGATGGGCCTTCTGCAGGAATTACGATGACAACTGCTTTGGCAAGCCTGTTGACCAATCGGCGGATCAAGCCTCGTTTGGCAATGACCGGCGAAGTCACTCTTACCGGGCAGGTTTTACCGGT